One Brassica napus cultivar Da-Ae chromosome C4, Da-Ae, whole genome shotgun sequence genomic region harbors:
- the LOC106426561 gene encoding SNF1-related protein kinase catalytic subunit alpha KIN12, producing the protein MCSYSVSDFHFSLSIKTFSDFDLEFLSIADFPNSEMNGSSSQISSKRKSVLPTYKIGKTLGQGSFAKVKLAVHKTTGHNVAIKILNREKIKQMGIEAKVEREIKILRLLMHPHIIRQYEVIETPEDIYVVMEYVKAGELFDYIVEKGKLHEDEARYLFQQIISGVEYCHRNMIAHRDLKPENILMDTKCNIKIADFGLSNVMHDGHFLKTSCGSPNYAAPEVISGKLYAGPEVDIWSCGVILYALLCGNLPFDDENMPGLFSKIKKGEYILPDHLSYAARDLIPRILTVDPMMRISIPGIRQHPWFSTKLPPYLAAPPLDTTEQAREINEEIIRDVVNIGFVEKHVRESLFNRIQNEATVAYYLLLDSRRRSPSDYFKSNVNRISSFNSTIPAQTVAPFAALVNHHLMAGLRPRVSADKKWAVGLQSQARPKDIMTAVFKALQDLKVSWKQIGEYNIKCRWVHQSNISKEKSNMMEAELAMISPTVIKFELQLYKAGEGNYVLDIQRADGPQFLFLDLSVSLLRELHVI; encoded by the exons ATGTGTTCATATAGTGTTTcagattttcatttttctttatcaatcaagacTTTTTCCGATTTTGATCTTGAATTTTTATCTATTGCAGATTTCCCCAACAGTGAAATGAATGGATCATCGAGTCAAATTTCCAGTAAGAGGAAATCAGTTCTACCAACTTATAAGATTGGTAAAACTCTTGGACAAGGATCTTTTGCGAAAGTGAAATTAGCTGTCCATAAAACTACTGGACACAACGTTGCTATCAAAATCCTTAATCGTGAGAAGATTAAGCAGATGGGAATTGAAGCAAAAG TGGAGAGGGAGATCAAAATTCTCAGATTGTTGATGCATCCTCATATCATCCGTCAATATGAAGTTATAGAGACACCAGAAGACATTTACGTTGTCATGGAGTATGTTAAGGCTGGCGAACTGTTTGACTATATTGTAGAGAAAGGTAAATTACATGAAGACGAGGCTCGCTATCTTTTTCAGCAg ATCATATCTGGTGTGGAGTATTGTCACCGCAATATGATCGCTCATCGAGATCTCAAACCGGAGAATATACTCATGGATACGAAATGCAACATAAAGATTGCAGATTTTGGATTGAGTAATGTCATGCATGATGGTCACTTTTTGAAGACCAGTTGTGGAAGCCCTAACTATGCTGCTCCGGAG gTTATTTCAGGAAAACTGTATGCGGGACCAGAAGTGGATATTTGGAGCTGTGGAGTCATATTATACGCTCTACTATGCGGTAATCTTCCTTTCGATGACGAAAATATGCCTGGTCTATTCAGCAAAATCAAG aAGGGAGAGTATATTCTTCCAGATCATTTATCGTACGCCGCTAGAGATTTGATACCGAGAATTCTTACGGTTGATCCTATGATGAGAATTAGCATTCCTGGGATTCGTCAACATCCTTGGTTCAGTACTAAACTTCCCCCTTATCTTGCTGCTCCTCCATTGGATACTACCGAACAAGCTAGAGAG aTTAATGAGGAGATCATTCGAGACGTGGTCAACATAGGGTTTGTTGAAAAACACGTTAGGGAATCTCTTTTCAACAGAATCCAAAACGAG GCAACCGTTGCATACTATCTGTTACTGGACAGTCGACGTCGTAGCCCCAGTGACTATTTCAAGTCCAATGTTAATAGGATTTCG AGTTTTAATTCGACGATTCCAGCTCAAACGGTTGCTCCGTTTGCTGCATTGGTTAATCATCACCTCATGGCTGGACTAAGACCACGGGTTAGCGCTGACAAAAAATGGGCCGTTGGACTTCAG TCTCAAGCGCGTCCTAAGGACATCATGACTGCTGTTTTTAAGGCTCTTCAAGACCTGAAAGTGAGCTGGAAACAGATTGGAGAGTACAACATAAAATGCAGATGGGTTCACCAAAGTAATATCTCCAAAGAGAAATCTAACATGATGGAAGCTGAACTTGCGATGATCTCACCAACCGTTATCAAGTTTGAACTTcag CTGTACAAAGCAGGTGAGGGAAACTACGTGCTGGACATCCAGAGAGCTGATGGACCTCAATTTCTCTTCTTGGACCTGTCCGTCTCTCTTCTCAGAGAGCTACATGTGATCTGA